The genomic window CTCCGCGTTGACCGCCTCCGGGCTTTCGGCTATAGGCCCGCCCTCTTGAGATTTCCGCGCCGTGGACGTGTGCTCCGCGGCGTTTTCCGTTCGAAGGTTTGACATGGCCAACAACCCCGGCGCCCGCAAGGCGATCCGCAAGATCGAAGCGCGTACCGAAGTGAACAAGGCGCGCCGTTCGCGCGTCCGCACCTATCTGCGCAAGTTCCAGGAAGCTCTGGCCGGCGGCGACGCCGCCGTCGCCAAGACCGCCTTCATCGAGGCTCAGTCCGAGCTGATGCGCGCGGTCTCCAAGGGCGTCGTTCACAAGAACACCGGCTCGCGCAAGGTCTCGCGTCTGGCCGCCCAGCTGAAGAAGCTGTCGGCCGCCTGAGCCAAAATTAATCCAACAGCAAACGGAGCAGCTGTCGCTGTTTCGTTGTGGGATTATCAAGCAAGATCAACGGCGAAGGCGCGCAAGCTCCTTCGCCGTTTTGCGTTGCGGCGCTAACTGTCAAAATTCAAAACTGCGATCGACGAGCCTCGATCTCTCCGAAATTCCAAGCGGTGTCAGGGTTTGGCGGAGTCAAACAATTTAACTGCGAATCGACCAACGAATCAGCGTTGACCCACCGGGCTCTCGGCGTAAGTTTTGGCCTCTAACGCACTTCCATCCCAGCACGGATGAAGACGGCGCGGAGCTTAGGTTTCGCGTTGGCGGGAGATGTCTGTTCAGAGGTTAGACCCCGT from Brevundimonas fontaquae includes these protein-coding regions:
- the rpsT gene encoding 30S ribosomal protein S20, which codes for MANNPGARKAIRKIEARTEVNKARRSRVRTYLRKFQEALAGGDAAVAKTAFIEAQSELMRAVSKGVVHKNTGSRKVSRLAAQLKKLSAA